In one window of Pieris brassicae chromosome 10, ilPieBrab1.1, whole genome shotgun sequence DNA:
- the LOC123715328 gene encoding uncharacterized protein LOC123715328 has product MDIQTLVVVLLCIPLSRQEIDFNPLETSALVCERLVSIMRTYSEEAKNRIGEMNTIRACYEVNALFEMGYVVSELLERYRKMVAQIKGPYEEHENSPGVAFATKRCEYVQKLFFEIFHLCNIVHEIEKKWAESLNREKRRITGEDDGMDGDEKRRIIEAAIASSRAARLREMKKRRKWRKQKDKFGLIANLIKKKDRRPQNKWWPLDYGWEIDYYW; this is encoded by the exons ATGGATATACAGACACTCGTCGTCGTGTTACTat GTATCCCTCTAAGTCGTCAAGAAATCGACTTCAACCCTTTGGAGACCTCAGCACTGGTTTGTGAGCGACTTGTGTCTATCATGAGAACATATTCAGAGGAAGCAAAAAACCGTATTGGCGAAATGAACACAATACGCGCGTGTTATGAAGTTAATGCGTTATTTGAAATGGGTTACGTCGTGTCCGAGCTGCTTGAGCG ATATCGAAAAATGGTGGCACAGATAAAAGGTCCATATGAAGAGCACGAGAACTCTCCCGGCGTAGCATTTGCAACGAAACGCTGCGAGTACGTGCAGAAGTTGTTCTTCGAGATATTTCATTTGTGCAATATAGTGCACGAGATTGAGAAAAAGTGGGCGGAATCGTTAAATCGCGAAAAGAGAAGAATAACGGGTGAAGACGATGGGATGGACGG AGACGAGAAACGTAGAATAATCGAGGCTGCGATTGCTAGTTCCCGAGCGGCTCGATTAAGGGAGATGAAGAAGAGAAGAAAATGGCGCAAGCAAAAGGATAAGTTTGGTTTAATTGCGAATcttataaagaagaaagacAGACGCCCACAGAATAAATGGTGGCCATTGGATTATGGCTGGGAGATAGATTATTAttggtaa
- the LOC123715395 gene encoding uncharacterized protein LOC123715395: MILIMRVMATYIVFLTVFVSGYDKIKDLTDWNDRKRIRAMGYELIKEAQLKIRQLDGLKDEANPFTAFAVGTLLGRIREKYRSMLELYRMTKNKYTGAANLTLPNVDPRRPLHNIIRLEEVRGLELEIDQMVYMLQNLDDNAPAFDLSLLVGNAKPRPKSTTPEPDSQDI; this comes from the exons atgattttgatcATGCGTGTAATGGCaacttatattgtttttttga CCGTCTTTGTATCTGggtatgataaaataaaagatctcACAGACTGGAATGATAGAAAAAGGATTCGCGCTATGGGATATGAGCTGATAAAGGAAGCGCAACTGAAGATTAGACAATTAGACGGACTTAAAGACGAGGCTAATCCATTCACGGCTTTTGCCGTTGGGACCTTGCTTG GTCGAATACGTGAAAAATATCGCTCAATGCTGGAACTATACCGGATGACAAAGAATAAATATACGGGTGCAGCGAATCTGACGCTACCAAATGTGGACCCGCGAAGACCGCTGCATAACATCATCAG ATTAGAAGAAGTACGAGGTTTAGAATTGGAAATAGATCAAATGGTATACATGCTGCAGAATTTAGACGACAATGCACCAGCATTTGATTTAAGTCTGTTAGTTGGAAATGCGAAACCTCGTCCTAAATCCACCACACCGGAACCAGATTCCCAAGATATTTGA
- the LOC123715314 gene encoding uncharacterized protein LOC123715314 translates to MQCAGFILIVLFTPSSGLNIARPQKQIINDLSWGTKLKLLKDYRERRVGVSYLREGVTEAEDSMKLKLFRLMYETVRDSDLKVRRAELIRRHYTNSTSFDTGFIIGDITDKFNIISDIALTMKRLYKEWKPMEHISAYEQIANKAIEITNLIDMVRLIERKNTKVARI, encoded by the exons aTGCAGTGCGCTGGTTTcattttaatagtattattca CGCCATCTAGTGGCCTCAATATAGCAAGACcacagaaacaaataataaatgatctaTCTTGgggtactaaattaaaattgctaaag GACTATCGCGAAAGGCGTGTTGGTGTATCCTACCTTCGAGAGGGGGTGACCGAAGCGGAAGATTCCatgaaattaaaactatttcgaTTAATGTATGAGACGGTTCGAGACAGCGATTTGAAAGTACGAAGGGCTGAACTTATAAGACGACATTATACAAATTCAACTTCTTTTGATACTG gCTTCATTATAGGCGATATAACAgacaaattcaatattatatccGATATTGCACTAACAATGAAAAGATTATACAAAGAGTGGAAGCCAATGGAGCATATAAGTGCGTACGAGCAGATCGCGAATAAAGCTATTGAAATCACGAACTTAATTGACATGGTACGACTCATTGAACGGAAGAACACGAAAGTTGCCAGGATTTGA
- the LOC123715453 gene encoding uncharacterized protein LOC123715453 translates to MVILYFLIMSLGVLIHGLERNKGVSRIIYIEDEKWTRLLMHTHLVNMTAEIVKDTKYKLNQARNIQDEHRHSIGYDLGTIAAGILERFLLMLKMYRKYSSIPDLRDKKYSIEEMMNILTVIQGAYHEILLEKSMFFETLKAYEALDPNHVEKGRKERLKSKKPSWFSGNKYDFRRAGLWKPGVDQFDI, encoded by the exons ATGgtgattttatatttccttATAATGA GTTTGGGTGTTCTAATCCATGGACTAGAGAGGAATAAAGGTGTGAGTCGTATTATATACATTGAAGATGAGAAGTGGACGAGATTACTTATGCACACTCACTTGGTTAATATGACGGCTGAAATAGttaaag acacaaaatataaactgAACCAGGCGCGGAATATACAAGACGAGCACAGACATAGCATTGGATATGACCTCGGTACTATCGCCGCTGGGATCCTGGAACGATTCCTGCTTATGCTGAAGATGTATAGGAAATACTCTTCCATACCTGATTTGAGAGATAAGAAGTATTCTATAGAGGAGATGATGAATATACTGACCGTTATTC AGGGTGCATATCACGAAATACTTCTAGAAAAGTCCATGTTCTTCGAAACTCTGAAAGCGTATGAGGCACTGGATCCCAACCACGTCGAAAAAGGCAGGAAGGAACGTCTGAAGAGTAAGAAGCCCTCATGGTTCAGCGGAAATAAGTACGATTTTAGGCGAGCTGGTCTGTGGAAACCTGGTGTGGATCaatttgacatttaa